In Raphanus sativus cultivar WK10039 unplaced genomic scaffold, ASM80110v3 Scaffold2453, whole genome shotgun sequence, one genomic interval encodes:
- the LOC130505647 gene encoding uncharacterized protein LOC130505647: MEAETLEPYQLSFSDLFDRKRCQLISRNVMEALGPNGPGLLCITGVLGSALLRRKLLPMARKLALVDPDKRNRILKEHHLGSDVPLKNPERLVSSFAMHLNYQPSPSSNSCGAAEDDDDDDEFNNLGLVFRELGFCMMDLGLSVARVCDREIGGGFLEGTLLDSCTAKGRLIHYHSAADHSFLREQTERRRKQSGKQVRNRNETGLSGRSHFNLWQQWHYDYGIFTILTDPLFLSSHSCQDCNFVTTHSYLRIFHPSKNKFYMVKTPQDSFIVQIGESADILSNGRLRSTLHCVCRPDKQLEHISRETFAVFLQPNWSHTFSVSEHTMEHIRSGSLQRQQILDADEVSKADIHNIVPPLSSRIRDGMTFAEFSRETTKQYYGGSGLQSNR; encoded by the exons ATGGAAGCAGAGACTCTGGAACCTTATCAACTGTCTTTCTCAGATCTTTTTGACCGAAAACGATGTCAGTTGATCTCGAGGAACGTGATGGAAGCACTTGGTCCAAACGGTCCCGGCCTGCTTTGCATCACCGGCGTTCTCGGCTCCGCCCTCCTCCGCCGTAAGCTCCTTCCGATGGCTCGTAAACTCGCTCTCGTTGATCCCGATAAACGCAATCGCATTCTCAAG gagcaCCACTTGGGAAGCGACGTTCCTCTCAAGAATCCAGAACGACTTGTCTCTTCTTTCGCTATGCACCTCAATTATCAACCATCCCCTTCTTCTAATTCTTGTGGCGCTgcagaggatgatgatgatgatgatgagttcaATAATCTTGGTCTTGTGTTTAGGGAACTTGGGTTTTGCATGATGGATTTGGGTTTGTCCGTAGCCCGAGTATGCGACAGGGAGATTGGTGGAGGCTTTCTCGAGGGGACCTTACTTGATTCTTGCACTGCCAAAGGACGTCTCATACATTACCACTCCGCTGCTGATCACTCTTTTCTCAGAGAACAAACCGAGAGGAGAAGGAAGCAATCTGGTAAACAAGTCAGGAATAGAAATGAGACTGGTTTGAGTGGGAGGAGTCACTTCAATCTCTGGCAACAGTGGCATTATGATTATGGCATCTTTACCATTCTCACTGATCCTCTCTTTCTATCATCCCATTCCTGCCAGGATTGCAATTTCGTTACCACTCACTCTTATCTTAGGATCTTTCATCCCAGCAAGAACAAGTTCTACATGGTCAAGACTCCTCAGGACAGTTTTATTGTTCAAATTGGTGAATCTGCTGACATTTTGTCCAATGGGAGGCTACGGTCGACCCTCCACTGCGTGTGCAGACCTGATAAGCAGCTGGAGCACATAAGCCGCGAGACTTTTGCGGTCTTCTTGCAGCCTAATTGGAGCCACACTTTCTCTGTCTCAGAACACACAATGGAACATATAAGGTCAGGCTCGCTACAGAGACAGCAGATCCTTGATGCGGATGAGGTCTCTAAAGCAGACATTCATAATATTGTTCCACCTCTATCGTCTCGGATTAGGGATGGGATGACATTTGCCGAGTTTTCTCGCGAAACAACCAAGCAGTACTATGGAGGGAGCGGCTTGCAATCTAAtagataa
- the LOC130505646 gene encoding serine/threonine-protein kinase Nek4-like — protein sequence MERYEVLEQIGKGSFGSALLVRHKQERKKYVLKKIRLARQSDRARRSAHQEMELISTVRNPFVVEYKDSWVEKGCYVCIVIGYCEGGDMTETIKRACGVHFPEEKLCQWLVQLLMALDYLHSNHILHRDVKCSNIFLTKEQDIRLGDFGLAKILTSDDLTSSVVGTPSYMCPELLADIPYGSKSDIWSLGCCMYEMSAHKPPFKATDVQTLISKIHKLIMDPIPAMYSGSFRGLIKSMLRKNPELRPSASELLNHPHLQPYISMVYMKLESPRRSTFPPQWSETKERRRSFSSNDRRVNPSVSDTEAGSVSSSGRASHSPMFSGRKVSEVTVGVVSEEIVAQRKDGVLKKQCGGAASSRTPRVACVMPKRLETPSSTPRTLELTNPTERRRRRASLPSVVENPPYGCESDIIAICGLKSPDVSVNAPRFDRIVEYPQDLFQNRETATSGGGARRFSYSSARTKDKCTTTSEKTRSVSEVKQRRFDTSSYQQRAEALEGLLEFSARLLQQERYDELGVLLKPFGPERVSPRETAIWLTKSFKEASV from the exons ATGGAGCGGTATGAAGTTCTTGAACAGATTGGGAAAGGTTCCTTTGGCTCTGCTCTTCTTGTCCGACACAAACAAGAACGaaagaa ATACGTCTTGAAAAAGATTCGTCTCGCTCGCCAGTCTGATAGAGCTCGCCGATCAGCTCATCAGGAG ATGGAGCTTATATCTACAGTCCGAAATCCATTTGTTGTCGAGTACAAAGATTCATGGGTTGAAAAG GGTTGCTATGTGTGCATCGTTATTGGATACTGCGAAGGCGGAGAcat GACAGAAACTATTAAAAGAGCATGTGGTGTTCATTTCCCTGAAGAG AAACTATGCCAATGGCTTGTTCAACTCCTAATGGCACTCGATTATCTTCACTCCAACCACATTCTTCACCGTGATGTCAAG TGTTCTAATATATTCTTGACAAAAGAACAAGACATACGGCTTG GTGACTTTGGCCTCGCAAAGATTCTCACTTCTGATGACCTTACTTCCTCT GTTGTTGGGACTCCAAGTTACATGTGCCCTGAGCTTCTTGCTGACATACCTTACGGATCAAAGTCAGACATTTGGTCCTTGG GATGCTGCATGTACGAAATGTCTGCTCATAAGCCTCCTTTCAAAGCTACT GATGTGCAGACATTGATAAGCAAAATACACAAACTGATAATGGATCCCATCCCTGCCATGTATTCCGGCTCATT CCGAGGCCTCATCAAAAGCATGTTGCGGAAAAATCCTGAACTGAGGCCAAGT GCTAGCGAGCTGCTTAACCACCCTCACCTTCAGCCTTACATCAGCATGGTTTATATGAAGCTAGAGAGTCCCAGACGGAGCACTTTCCCACCCCAGTGGTCAGAGACGAAGGAAAGAAGGCGTTCTTTTAGTAGTAACGACAGGAGAGTGAATCCGAGTGTCTCTGATACAGAAGCAGGCTCCGTGTCTTCTTCGGGGAGAGCCTCCCATTCACCAATGTTCAGTGGAAGAAAAGTCTCAGAAGTAACTGTTGGAGTCGTCAGTGAAGAGATTGTTGCACAAAGGAAGGATGGAGTACTTAAGAAGCAATGTGGTGGTGCAGCATCATCTAGAACCCCGAGAGTGGCTTGTGTTATGCCAAAGAGGCTTGAAACGCCGTCAAGCACTCCTCGTACTCTTGAGCTG aCGAATCCTacagagaggaggaggaggagagcaTCTCTTCCGTCGGTCGTGGAAAACCCTCCTTACGGTTGCGAATCAGATATCATTGCTATTTGCGGCCTAAAGTCACCGGACGTTTCTGTAAACGCTCCAAGGTTCGACAGGATCGTTGAATACCCTCAAGATCTCTTCCAGAACAGAGAGACAGCCACCTCAGGAGGAGGAGCCAGGCGATTTTCTTATTCTTCTGCTAGGACGAAAGACAAGTGCACAACAACGAGTGAAAAGACAAGGTCAGTGTCGGAGGTGAAACAGAGAAGGTTCGACACGTCGTCGTATCAGCAGCGGGCGGAGGCACTGGAGGGACTGCTGGAGTTCAGTGCAAGGTTGTTGCAGCAGGAAAGGTACGATGAGCTTGGTGTTCTCCTTAAACCTTTTGGGCCGGAGAGAGTGTCTCCGCGAGAGACGGCCATCTGGTTGACCAAGAGCTTCAAAGAAGCTTCCGTCTAG
- the LOC130505643 gene encoding uncharacterized protein LOC130505643: protein MEPWSDVNVEWNDVPAFDPGTPDSPDIDSDGEDRRERNDYNIEKDAMNFVDEPPVKHNLYPETESDEEADVEENQRKEVQRTIYRRDQFRRGSGELFVGQVFINGIAFKEAVLDYALKTGRNIKQNRYDSTKIGFVCEGKGCSWRVYASVAAKYPNKWQVKIMKKDHTCVPTGTCEMLKVPQIARLFVDKIREEPEYFMPMKMEELVMEKWKINVSRPQCQHARNKAVRWIAREYDEQFGRLRDYCAEIRSSNQNSSVELDCVKNDAGIDVFNRFYVCFDALRRSWKETCRPLIGVDGCFLKSRMKGQLLVALGRDADNSIYPIAWAVVGVENTDNWLWFVKKIKVDLGLEEGDGYVMVSDRQKGLIAAVKRALPGIEHRMCVRHIYGNLKKNHGKKPDMKLKLWNLAWSYNEADYRANLLDIQMYDAAVYDDVMKAKPEKWCRAFHKLGPYCEDVENNSTESFNNSIGKARDKPFVPMLETIARLAMVRIAKRDVICSSYEGICTPYVVEMLEKLHQKASESTIRPSTNQTYECTTSYGCAHRVNLESRTCSCRRWEITGIPCEHAYGVMLKKGLEAQDYVVHWFKTPTWRRTYAEGIVPLRGAKFWPVGEEPSIIEPVIPDQPGRKKVTKADKKRKRGVNESPSKKKDKTLKRIMHCGQCGAANHNIRFHKNKTFVSGESSQPEASQGVCTQGSQSRK, encoded by the exons ATGGAGCCATGGTCTGATGTGAATGTAGAGTGGAATGATGTACCTGCTTTCGATCCGGGGACACCTGATTCTCCTGATATTGACTCTGATGGTGAAGATAGAAGAGAGCGCAACGACTACAACATTGAGAAGGATGCCATGAACTTTGTTGATGAGCCTCCAGTGAAGCATAACCTGTATCCAGAGACAGAATCAGATGAAGAGGCAGACGTGGAAGAGAATCAGAGAAAAGAGGTTCAGAGAACTATCTACAGGCGCGATCAGTTTAGAAGAGGCAGTGGGGAGTTGTTTGTTGGGCAGGTGTTCATCAATGGAATTGCGTTTAAGGAAGCAGTGCTCGATTATGCTCTGAAAACGGGAAGGAACATCAAGCAGAATCGATATGACAGCACAAAGATCGGATTTGTATGTGAAGGCAAAGGTTGCTCGTGGCGCGTCTACGCCTCAGTTGCAGCAAAGTATCCCAACAAATGGCAGGTGAAAATCATGAAGAAGGATCATACTTGTGTTCCTACAGGTACTTGTGAGATGCTTAAAGTTCCACAAATAGCTCGCTTGTTTGTTGACAAGATCAGAGAAGAACCAGAATATTTCATGCCCATGAAGATGGAGGAGCTTGTTATGGAGAAATGGAAGATCAATGTTAGTAGGCCGCAATGCCAACATGCTAGGAACAAGGCGGTCAGATGGATTGCAAGAGAGTATGATGAGCAGTTTGGGCGGTTGAGGGATTACTGCGCTGAGATAAGAAGCTCGAATCAAAATTCTTCTGTGGAGCTTGACTGTGTGAAGAATGATGCTGGCATTGACGTTTTCAACagattttatgtttgttttgatGCTCTGAGAAGAAGCTGGAAAGAAACATGCAGGCCACTAATTGGAGTAGATGGATGTTTCTTGAAGTCTAGGATGAAAGGGCAGCTGCTAGTGGCTTTGGGTCGCGATGCCGATAACTCTATTTACCCTATCGCATGGGCTGTGGTAGGAGTAGAGAATACAGACAACTGGTTGTGGTTTGTGAAAAAGATCAAGGTTGATCTAGGACTAGAAGAAGGAGATGGTTATGTTATGGTTTCAGATCGTCAGAAGGGATTGATTGCTGCTGTGAAGAGAGCACTGCCGGGAATTGAGCATAGGATGTGTGTTAGACACATCTATGGTAACTTGAAGAAGAACCATGGAAAGAAACCAGATATGAAGCTAAAGCTTTGGAACCTTGCTTGGAGCTACAATGAGGCTGATTACAGAGCAAACCTCTTAGACATTCAGATGTACGATGCAGCTGTTTATGACGACGTGATGAAGGCAAAGCCAGAGAAGTGGTGCAGGGCGTTTCACAAGCTTGGACCTTATTGTGAAGACGTGGAGAACAATTCAACCGAGTCATTCAACAACTCCATAGGTAAAGCCCGAGACAAACCCTTTGTACCTATGTTGGAGACAATAGCTCGCTTGGCAATGGTTCGTATAGCGAAAAGGGATGTCATCTGCAGCAGTTACGAAGGGATTTGCACACCGTATGTCGTTGAGATGCTCGAGAAGTTGCACCAGAAAGCTTCAGAATCGACGATTAGACCTTCCACCAACCAGACATATGAATGTACTACTAGCTATGGCTGTGCACATAGGGTTAACTTGGAGAGTAGAACTTGTAGTTGCAGGAGATGGGAGATTACAGGGATCCCTTGTGAGCACGCCTATGGAGTTATGTTGAAGAAAGGTCTAGAGGCTCAAGACTATGTGGTTCACTGGTTTAAGACACCTACGTGGAGGCGTACGTATGCTGAAGGGATTGTACCATTGCGTGGAGCAAAGTTCTGGCCCGTAGGAGAAGAACCATCTATAATTGAACCTGTGATCCCAGATCAACCAGGCCGTAAGAAGGTGACTAAAGCAGataaaaagaggaagagaggagtCAATGAATCACCATCGAAGAAAAAAGACAAGACCTTGAAGCGGATCATGCACTGTGGGCAATGTGGTGCTGCTAATCATAACATCAGGTTCCATAAGAACAAG ACTTTTGTGAGTGGTGAATCTTCTCAGCCTGAAGCCTCCCAAGGTGTCTGCACTCAAGGCTCTCAGTCTAGGAAGTGA
- the LOC130505645 gene encoding uncharacterized protein At4g04775-like yields the protein MSHESGNSSGVSTGRARGRVVGVPKRCWCGELVIPLMSNSKPNPCRRYFRCAFAAEKRLSNDNHSYKWVDEALLDEVEALSFRIGRLEQGMLTGRVEEERDAQEEKTKFEEFGLKLETEISARMEDVVNEVKSEVKKALVLVVLGCVGMVVLAKIL from the exons ATGAGTCATGAATCGGGAAATTCGAGTGGAGTCTCTACGGGTCGAGCAAGAGGTCGTGTTGTTGGTGTTCCGAAGAGATGTTGGTGTGGAGAATTAGTTATCCCCTTGATGTCAAATTCGAAGCCAAATCCTTGCAGAAGATACTTTCGTTGTGCTTTTGCGGCAGAGAAAAGG CTGAGTAATGATAATCACAGTTACAAATGGGTTGATGAGGCTTTGTTGGATGAGGTTGAAGCATTGTCGTTTAGGATAGGGAGACTTGAACAGGGCATGTTGACTGGTCGTGTGGAAGAAGAAAGGGATGCCCAAGAAGAGAAGACAAAGTTTGAAGAGTTTGGATTGAAGTTAGAGACCGAGATTTCTGCAAGAATGGAAGATGTTGTGAATGAAGTCAAAAGTGAGGTGAAGAAGGCGCTGGTGCTTGTTGTTTTAGGATGTGTGGGGATGGTTGTGTTGGCTAAGATACTATAA
- the LOC130505644 gene encoding protein ANTAGONIST OF LIKE HETEROCHROMATIN PROTEIN 1-like encodes MMAPPPQVKKKRKGEKKANPPVDPEAIDCDWWDTFFLRNSSLSGVSVPLEEEDAFKYFFRASKTTFSYICSLVREDLISRPPSGLINIEGRLLSVEKQVAIALRRLASGDSQVSVGAAFGVGQSTVSQVTWRFIEALEERAKHHLRWPDSDRIEEIKSKFEEMYGLPNCCGAIDTTHIIMTLPAVQASDDWCDQEKNYSMFLQGVFDHEMRFLNMVTGWPGGMTVSKLLNLSGFFKLCETGQILDGNPKTLYQGAEIREYVVGGFSYPLLPWLITPHDTTGDDPVILAFNDRHERVRSVAATAFAQLKGSWRILSKVMWRPDRRKLPSIILVCCLLHNIIIDCGDYLEEDVALSGHHDVGYSERYCKQSEPLGSELRGYLTEYLQR; translated from the exons ATGATGGCTCCTCCTCCtcaggtgaagaagaagaggaagggtGAAAAAAAGGCGAATCCTCCTGTAGATCCGGAGGCTATCGACTGCGACTGGTGGGATACTTTCTTCCTCCGAAACTCTTCTCTCTCAG GTGTTAGCGTCCCCTTGGAGGAAGAAGATGCGTTCAAGTACTTCTTTAGGGCTTCCAAGACCACATTTAGCTACATCTGTTCCCTCGTCAGGGAGGATCTTATCTCCAGGCCTCCCTCCGGACTCATCAACATCGAAGGCAGGCTTCTCAGCGTCGAGAAACAAGTCGCCATTGCTCTCCGTAGGTTGGCTTCCGGTGATTCTCAGGTCTCCGTCGGTGCTGCCTTTGGCGTTGGCCAGTCCACCGTCTCTCAGGTCACCTGGAGATTCATCGAAGCCCTCGAGGAACGCGCCAAGCACCATCTTAGATGGCCTGACTCCGACAGAATCGAAGAGATCAAATCCAAGTTCGAGGAGATGTACGGTCTCCCCAACTGCTGCGGTGCGATAGATACGACGCACATCATCATGACTCTCCCAGCTGTGCAAGCATCTGATGACTGGTGCGACCAGGAGAAGAACTACAGCATGTTTTTGCAAGGTGTCTTTGATCACGAGATGAGATTCCTCAACATGGTCACCGGCTGGCCTGGCGGTATGACCGTCTCCAAGCTTCTTAACTTGTCTGGTTTCTTCAAACTCTGTGAGACCGGTCAGATTTTAGACGGCAATCCCAAAACGTTATATCAAGGAGCTGAGATTAGAGAGTATGTGGTTGGAGGTTTCAGCTACCCGCTTCTTCCTTGGCTTATAACTCCTCACGACACCACCGGGGATGATCCCGTCATACTGGCTTTCAACGACAGGCACGAGAGGGTGAGGTCAGTGGCTGCTACGGCCTTTGCACAGCTAAAAGGAAGCTGGAGGATTCTCAGCAAGGTTATGTGGAGACCAGACAGGAGAAAATTACCAAGTATAATATTGGTGTGTTGTTTATTGCATAACATCATAATAGATTGTGGAGATTATCTGGAAGAAGATGTTGCTTTATCGGGTCATCACGACGTGGGATATTCAGAGCGGTACTGCAAGCAGAGCGAGCCGCTTGGTAGTGAGCTCAGAGGATATCTGACTGAGTATTTACAGAGGTGA